A genomic region of Tamandua tetradactyla isolate mTamTet1 chromosome 2, mTamTet1.pri, whole genome shotgun sequence contains the following coding sequences:
- the LOC143673393 gene encoding protein SPATA31F1-like isoform X1 — protein MARKASRKEAEKRQELLSLMKSQGWLPQEGSVRRLLCAESCCHVCNAVAQEIQQLLLGEKSLISISSRASQVSSCLKIFSMSSDSFEKSLDSQESKEPSMASLTSTLSQLTDQKSLTQTAAQSPSVVNIQDYLAKHLHLGQRIPPSDVPRGTESVTPSRLEELKVPVNQMMMKRSSEIAQENQGQQPLKSQVPLLPLNPELTNLTHPMALHMALPAHLPFLSPEVLRLLELHVRKWMHFQRWGLPRRVEESLKQFIPDPPLFYQPGNNQPVSLILNNTSVTSVEKLGTISHQIWGSHMTGQPIQAFWVSEWSIMDPEQRHHSQQTSKPMALTLPPPTVKVLRSIYPLSGGQADDSGGHLQQKYSQLFCGLPSLHSESLVATFLGSEGFSTNRSMSKTPLNVPFLFNELSFLSLLPKSRPHSPPSSASPSLYWASPPDHQQAQMNVPFLTLAECEALEWHLLQRQLQLQWGLPAVFQGAQQGHGPMINEPYDTAQSPEMVDPSWPGKHISVFTRDLLFFPEHSKRLLEFHLQKQLIHHRWGLPQKIQQSLQLILSPTDQQALPWNSTALANVHVSQPAAPETNGSTDLFSPNMSPVLHPMPYLLSQVKTILQRHINSKCRQILQGTLPALVASSWDCRIPRGQIVASFPCISESKPVELQAAADPDLPQDVMPWIPIALDCQQQASSDAIIEHSKLSQALSEVAIEKLETTLRHKYLAFLSGLPALYYVALSRAMIPAIASQCTITEMVPEPFVCPTEHQTQAILCKDQCIDPEPDFKEANETSAGSAQEFQTEVQEEGVMEVVPPECQEETISNYSLQTPVLNKLNFHLRKKALEIQLGIPIKARESREQIVAVPDNISTKETCEESLNSQGKTLLQELPLPPDSPYAPDPQWAHLKDQLAIELKSVQQSQNQARSRAIPHGSAHWTSKITQPSGDKTEAQVLCVQMEAEVNNPSLEKAWSPEPHSPSKSKDSAKVSSLTVKGEDVGKPKTAGDYGEGDAGFGLSTIREKRHPAEDQRPAGTLLNRTLRGPWRRSHNLPRAALSQRSPQSCPQFKLVELPPRVPWEKPSEKNDLQENQTKLGVIIKAERIPETAQRMVLQASQAQPFLDQQIQGKPLHSQIFQGQVTVGHAHRSPSLPESGLRNKVRHFLHCINPKTEGKEHNESILSAAEKAAKTRKKIVQKISAPSKDPMARAKSKRTTGNPNFQSPCTEMQVGLAFLPGPQSCNNQLWQLSHQVQSASVLGQLRYCPQHCHRVACASQSGSLP, from the coding sequence CCAGGGCTGGCTTCCTCAGGAGGGAAGTGTGCGACGGCTCCTGTGTGCAGAATCCTGCTGCCACGTCTGCAATGCTGTAGCTCAAGAGATTCAACAATTGTTACTGGGTGAAAAAAGCCTGATCTCCATTTCATCAAGGGCATCACAGGTCTCTTCCTGCCTAAAGATTTTTTCCATGTCTAGTGACTCTTTTGAAAAGAGTCTGGATTCCCAGGAGTCTAAAGAGCCCTCAATGGCATCTCTAACCTCCACACTGTCACAATTAACGGATCAGAAATCCTTAACCCAGACAGCTGCCCAGTCACCCAGTGTGGTTAACATCCAAGATTACTTGGCTAAACACCTGCATCTAGGGCAGAGAATTCCACCATCAGATGTGCCCAGAGGCACAGAATCTGTGACTCCGTCAAGACTTGAGGAGCTTAAGGTTCCAGTGAACCAGATGATGATGAAGAGAAGCTCAGAGATTGCTCAGGAGAACCAAGGCCAGCAGCCTTTAAAATCTCAGGTCCCTTTGCTGCCCCTGAACCCAGAGCTCACTAACTTGACTCATCCTATGGCTTTGCATATGGccctccctgcccacctgccATTCCTCAGTCCTGAAGTCCTGAGGCTTCTTGAGTTACATGTCAGAAAATGGATGCATTTCCAGAGGTGGGGGCTCCCCAGACGTGTGGAGGAGTCCCTGAAGCAGTTTATACCAGACCCACCATTGTTTTACCAGCCTGGAAATAACCAACCAGTTTCTCTCATCCTGAATAATACTTCTGTGACCTCTGTTGAAAAACTTGGGACCATTTCCCACCAGATCTGGGGTTCACATATGACCGGCCAGCCCATCCAGGCCTTCTGGGTTTCTGAATGGTCCATAATGGACCCAGAACAAAGACACCACAGCCAGCAAACCTCAAAACCTATGGCTTTGACCTTGCCCCCTCCAACTGTTAAAGTCCTAAGGAGCATTTATCCACTGTCTGGGGGACAGGCTGATGACTCAGGGGGTCATCTGCAGCAGAAATACAGCCAATTATTCTGTGGCCTCCCTTCTCTGCACAGTGAGTCCCTCGTTGCCACCTTCTTGGGTTCTGAAGGCTTCTCCACTAACAGGAGCATGTCCAAGACCCCCTTgaatgttccttttcttttcaatgaGCTGTCTTTCCTCTCCCTGCTGCCAAAAAGTCGACCCCATTCACCACCATCTTCTGCCTCACCTTCCCTATATTGGGCCTCTCCACCTGACCATCAACAAGCCCAGATGAATGTCCCATTTCTGACTCTGGCCGAATGTGAAGCCTTGGAGTGGCACCTGCTGCAGAGGCAGCTGCAGCTTCAGTGGGGCTTGCCAGCTGTTTTCCAGGGAGCTCAGCAAGGCCATGGCCCCATGATAAATGAGCCCTATGACACAGCCCAGTCTCCTGAGATGGTCGACCCTTCCTGGCCAGGAAAGCACATCTCAGTCTTCACAAGGGATCTCCTCTTCTTCCCAGAGCATTCCAAGAGGCTGCTGGAATTTCACCTCCAGAAACAGCTGATTCACCATCGCTGGGGCCTGCCCCAGAAGATCCAGCAGTCCCTGCAGTTGATCCTGTCGCCCACTGATCAGCAGGCCCTGCCTTGGAACAGCACTGCCCTGGCCAATGTGCATGTCTCCCAGCCTGCAGCCCCAGAGACCAATGGGTCCACTGACCTGTTCTCACCCAACATGTCCCCAGTATTGCACCCCATGCCATACTTGCTCTCTCAGGTCAAAACAATACTACAGAGACACATCAACTCAAAATGTAGGCAGATCCTCCAGGGCACTCTCCCTGCCCTTGTGGCTAGCTCCTGGGACTGCAGAATTCCTCGGGGCCAGATAGTGGCTTCCTTTCCCTGCATTTCAGAAAGCAAGCCTGTAGAGCTGCAGGCAGCAGCTGATCCTGACCTACCTCAGGACGTTATGCCCTGGATACCAATAGCCCTTGACTGCCAACAACAGGCCTCATCAGATGCCATCATTGAACACTCTAAGCTGTCCCAAGCCTTGTCTGAGGTAGCGATTGAGAAGCTGGAGACGACTTTACGGCACAAATATTTGGCCTTCTTGTCAGGGCTGCCTGCTCTTTATTATGTGGCTCTCTCCAGGGCCATGATCCCAGCAATTGCCAGTCAATGCACCATCACAGAGATGGTCCCTGAGCCTTTTGTGTGCCCAACAGAACATCAGACTCAGGCAATCTTATGTAAAGACCAATGTATAGATCCTGAACCAGACTTTAAAGAAGCCAATGAAACTTCTGCAGGCAGTGCACAGGAGTTCCAGACTGAAGTGCAGGAGGAAGGGGTGATGGAGGTAGTGCCTCCAGAGTGCCAGGAAGAGACTATTAGCAACTACTCACTCCAGACACCCGTCTTGAATAAACTAAATTTCCATTTGAGAAAAAAGGCCCTAGAGATACAACTGGGAATTCCCATAAAGGCAAGGGAGTCCAGGGAACAAATCGTAGCGGTCCCAGATAACATATCCACAAAGGAGACTTGTGAAGAGAGTCTGAACAGCCAAGGGAAAACATTGCTCCAGGAACTCCCCCTCCCACCAGACAGTCCATACGCCCCAGACCCACAGTGGGCCCACCTGAAAGATCAGCTGGCTATTGAGCTAAAGTCAGTTCAGCAGAGCCAAAATCAAGCACGTTCCAGAGCAATACCCCATGGTTCTGCCCACTGGACCTCAAAGATCACACAGCCAAGTggggacaagacagaggcccaggtGCTTTGTGTTCAGATGGAAGCAGAAGTGAACAACCCCAGCCTGGAGAAAGCCTGGAGCCCTGAACCCCACAGCCCTAGCAAGAGCAAGGACTCAGCCAAAGTTTCCTCGCTGACAGTGAagggagaggatgtggggaaacccAAAACAGCAGGGGACTATGGAGAAGGGGATGCAGGGTTTGGGCTCTCCACAATCAGAGAAAAAAGACACCCTGCTGAAGATCAGAGACCAGCAGGGACACTTCTGAATAGGACACTCCGAGGACCCTGGCGAAGGAGCCATAACTTACCTCGGGCTGCTCTTAGTCAGCGAAGTCCCCAGAGTTGTCCTCAGTTTAAGCTCGTTGAGCTACCTCCAAGAGTCCCTTGGGAAAAACCATCTGAAAAGAATGACCTGCAAGAAAATCAAACCAAGCTAGGTGTCATCATCAAAGCAGAAAGGATTCCTGAGACTGCCCAGCGTATGGTACTCCAGGCTTCACAGGCCCAGCCTTTCCTGGACCAACAAATTCAGGGGAAGCCTCTGCATAGTCAGATTTTTCAGGGGCAAGTGACAGTAGGCCATGCTCACAGGAGCCCCAGCCTTCCAGAATCTGGCTTGAGAAATAAGGTGAGACATTTTCTGCACTGTATTAACCCCAAGACAGAAGGCAAAGAACACAATGAGTCCATTCTCTCTGCAGCTGAGAAAGCAgccaaaaccaggaaaaaaattgTTCAAAAGATCTCAGCCCCTAGCAAAGACCCCATGGCACGAGCTAAGTCTAAGAGGACAACAGGAAATCCCAACTTCCAATCTCCATGCACTGAAATGCAGGTGGGCCTGGCCTTCTTGCCTGGCCCTCAATCCTGCAATAATCAGCTCTGGCAGCTCTCCCATCAAGTCCAGTCTGCCTCAGTCCTGGGCCAACTCCGCTACTGCCCTCAGCACTGTCATCGAGTGGCTTGTGCCTCCCAATCAGGGAGCCTGCCATAA
- the LOC143673393 gene encoding protein SPATA31F1-like isoform X2 yields MLSPTYIFWGAGYPLYTCGSIFIIILIIWQVKRSCNRLKLEPTRSCSRSHQKVRQRGRAAVAQRAKKASRKEAEKRQELLSLMKSQGWLPQEGSVRRLLCAESCCHVCNAVAQEIQQLLLGEKSLISISSRASQVSSCLKIFSMSSDSFEKSLDSQESKEPSMASLTSTLSQLTDQKSLTQTAAQSPSVVNIQDYLAKHLHLGQRIPPSDVPRGTESVTPSRLEELKVPVNQMMMKRSSEIAQENQGQQPLKSQVPLLPLNPELTNLTHPMALHMALPAHLPFLSPEVLRLLELHVRKWMHFQRWGLPRRVEESLKQFIPDPPLFYQPGNNQPVSLILNNTSVTSVEKLGTISHQIWGSHMTGQPIQAFWVSEWSIMDPEQRHHSQQTSKPMALTLPPPTVKVLRSIYPLSGGQADDSGGHLQQKYSQLFCGLPSLHSESLVATFLGSEGFSTNRSMSKTPLNVPFLFNELSFLSLLPKSRPHSPPSSASPSLYWASPPDHQQAQMNVPFLTLAECEALEWHLLQRQLQLQWGLPAVFQGAQQGHGPMINEPYDTAQSPEMVDPSWPGKHISVFTRDLLFFPEHSKRLLEFHLQKQLIHHRWGLPQKIQQSLQLILSPTDQQALPWNSTALANVHVSQPAAPETNGSTDLFSPNMSPVLHPMPYLLSQVKTILQRHINSKCRQILQGTLPALVASSWDCRIPRGQIVASFPCISESKPVELQAAADPDLPQDVMPWIPIALDCQQQASSDAIIEHSKLSQALSEVAIEKLETTLRHKYLAFLSGLPALYYVALSRAMIPAIASQCTITEMVPEPFVCPTEHQTQAILCKDQCIDPEPDFKEANETSAGSAQEFQTEVQEEGVMEVVPPECQEETISNYSLQTPVLNKLNFHLRKKALEIQLGIPIKARESREQIVAVPDNISTKETCEESLNSQGKTLLQELPLPPDSPYAPDPQWAHLKDQLAIELKSVQQSQNQARSRAIPHGSAHWTSKITQPSGDKTEAQVLCVQMEAEVNNPSLEKAWSPEPHSPSKSKDSAKVSSLTVKGEDVGKPKTAGDYGEGDAGFGLSTIREKRHPAEDQRPAGTLLNRTLRGPWRRSHNLPRAALSQRSPQSCPQFKLVELPPRVPWEKPSEKNDLQENQTKLGVIIKAERIPETAQRMVLQASQAQPFLDQQIQGKPLHSQIFQGQVTVGHAHRSPSLPESGLRNKVRHFLHCINPKTEGKEHNESILSAAEKAAKTRKKIVQKISAPSKDPMARAKSKRTTGNPNFQSPCTEMQVGLAFLPGPQSCNNQLWQLSHQVQSASVLGQLRYCPQHCHRVACASQSGSLP; encoded by the coding sequence CCAGGGCTGGCTTCCTCAGGAGGGAAGTGTGCGACGGCTCCTGTGTGCAGAATCCTGCTGCCACGTCTGCAATGCTGTAGCTCAAGAGATTCAACAATTGTTACTGGGTGAAAAAAGCCTGATCTCCATTTCATCAAGGGCATCACAGGTCTCTTCCTGCCTAAAGATTTTTTCCATGTCTAGTGACTCTTTTGAAAAGAGTCTGGATTCCCAGGAGTCTAAAGAGCCCTCAATGGCATCTCTAACCTCCACACTGTCACAATTAACGGATCAGAAATCCTTAACCCAGACAGCTGCCCAGTCACCCAGTGTGGTTAACATCCAAGATTACTTGGCTAAACACCTGCATCTAGGGCAGAGAATTCCACCATCAGATGTGCCCAGAGGCACAGAATCTGTGACTCCGTCAAGACTTGAGGAGCTTAAGGTTCCAGTGAACCAGATGATGATGAAGAGAAGCTCAGAGATTGCTCAGGAGAACCAAGGCCAGCAGCCTTTAAAATCTCAGGTCCCTTTGCTGCCCCTGAACCCAGAGCTCACTAACTTGACTCATCCTATGGCTTTGCATATGGccctccctgcccacctgccATTCCTCAGTCCTGAAGTCCTGAGGCTTCTTGAGTTACATGTCAGAAAATGGATGCATTTCCAGAGGTGGGGGCTCCCCAGACGTGTGGAGGAGTCCCTGAAGCAGTTTATACCAGACCCACCATTGTTTTACCAGCCTGGAAATAACCAACCAGTTTCTCTCATCCTGAATAATACTTCTGTGACCTCTGTTGAAAAACTTGGGACCATTTCCCACCAGATCTGGGGTTCACATATGACCGGCCAGCCCATCCAGGCCTTCTGGGTTTCTGAATGGTCCATAATGGACCCAGAACAAAGACACCACAGCCAGCAAACCTCAAAACCTATGGCTTTGACCTTGCCCCCTCCAACTGTTAAAGTCCTAAGGAGCATTTATCCACTGTCTGGGGGACAGGCTGATGACTCAGGGGGTCATCTGCAGCAGAAATACAGCCAATTATTCTGTGGCCTCCCTTCTCTGCACAGTGAGTCCCTCGTTGCCACCTTCTTGGGTTCTGAAGGCTTCTCCACTAACAGGAGCATGTCCAAGACCCCCTTgaatgttccttttcttttcaatgaGCTGTCTTTCCTCTCCCTGCTGCCAAAAAGTCGACCCCATTCACCACCATCTTCTGCCTCACCTTCCCTATATTGGGCCTCTCCACCTGACCATCAACAAGCCCAGATGAATGTCCCATTTCTGACTCTGGCCGAATGTGAAGCCTTGGAGTGGCACCTGCTGCAGAGGCAGCTGCAGCTTCAGTGGGGCTTGCCAGCTGTTTTCCAGGGAGCTCAGCAAGGCCATGGCCCCATGATAAATGAGCCCTATGACACAGCCCAGTCTCCTGAGATGGTCGACCCTTCCTGGCCAGGAAAGCACATCTCAGTCTTCACAAGGGATCTCCTCTTCTTCCCAGAGCATTCCAAGAGGCTGCTGGAATTTCACCTCCAGAAACAGCTGATTCACCATCGCTGGGGCCTGCCCCAGAAGATCCAGCAGTCCCTGCAGTTGATCCTGTCGCCCACTGATCAGCAGGCCCTGCCTTGGAACAGCACTGCCCTGGCCAATGTGCATGTCTCCCAGCCTGCAGCCCCAGAGACCAATGGGTCCACTGACCTGTTCTCACCCAACATGTCCCCAGTATTGCACCCCATGCCATACTTGCTCTCTCAGGTCAAAACAATACTACAGAGACACATCAACTCAAAATGTAGGCAGATCCTCCAGGGCACTCTCCCTGCCCTTGTGGCTAGCTCCTGGGACTGCAGAATTCCTCGGGGCCAGATAGTGGCTTCCTTTCCCTGCATTTCAGAAAGCAAGCCTGTAGAGCTGCAGGCAGCAGCTGATCCTGACCTACCTCAGGACGTTATGCCCTGGATACCAATAGCCCTTGACTGCCAACAACAGGCCTCATCAGATGCCATCATTGAACACTCTAAGCTGTCCCAAGCCTTGTCTGAGGTAGCGATTGAGAAGCTGGAGACGACTTTACGGCACAAATATTTGGCCTTCTTGTCAGGGCTGCCTGCTCTTTATTATGTGGCTCTCTCCAGGGCCATGATCCCAGCAATTGCCAGTCAATGCACCATCACAGAGATGGTCCCTGAGCCTTTTGTGTGCCCAACAGAACATCAGACTCAGGCAATCTTATGTAAAGACCAATGTATAGATCCTGAACCAGACTTTAAAGAAGCCAATGAAACTTCTGCAGGCAGTGCACAGGAGTTCCAGACTGAAGTGCAGGAGGAAGGGGTGATGGAGGTAGTGCCTCCAGAGTGCCAGGAAGAGACTATTAGCAACTACTCACTCCAGACACCCGTCTTGAATAAACTAAATTTCCATTTGAGAAAAAAGGCCCTAGAGATACAACTGGGAATTCCCATAAAGGCAAGGGAGTCCAGGGAACAAATCGTAGCGGTCCCAGATAACATATCCACAAAGGAGACTTGTGAAGAGAGTCTGAACAGCCAAGGGAAAACATTGCTCCAGGAACTCCCCCTCCCACCAGACAGTCCATACGCCCCAGACCCACAGTGGGCCCACCTGAAAGATCAGCTGGCTATTGAGCTAAAGTCAGTTCAGCAGAGCCAAAATCAAGCACGTTCCAGAGCAATACCCCATGGTTCTGCCCACTGGACCTCAAAGATCACACAGCCAAGTggggacaagacagaggcccaggtGCTTTGTGTTCAGATGGAAGCAGAAGTGAACAACCCCAGCCTGGAGAAAGCCTGGAGCCCTGAACCCCACAGCCCTAGCAAGAGCAAGGACTCAGCCAAAGTTTCCTCGCTGACAGTGAagggagaggatgtggggaaacccAAAACAGCAGGGGACTATGGAGAAGGGGATGCAGGGTTTGGGCTCTCCACAATCAGAGAAAAAAGACACCCTGCTGAAGATCAGAGACCAGCAGGGACACTTCTGAATAGGACACTCCGAGGACCCTGGCGAAGGAGCCATAACTTACCTCGGGCTGCTCTTAGTCAGCGAAGTCCCCAGAGTTGTCCTCAGTTTAAGCTCGTTGAGCTACCTCCAAGAGTCCCTTGGGAAAAACCATCTGAAAAGAATGACCTGCAAGAAAATCAAACCAAGCTAGGTGTCATCATCAAAGCAGAAAGGATTCCTGAGACTGCCCAGCGTATGGTACTCCAGGCTTCACAGGCCCAGCCTTTCCTGGACCAACAAATTCAGGGGAAGCCTCTGCATAGTCAGATTTTTCAGGGGCAAGTGACAGTAGGCCATGCTCACAGGAGCCCCAGCCTTCCAGAATCTGGCTTGAGAAATAAGGTGAGACATTTTCTGCACTGTATTAACCCCAAGACAGAAGGCAAAGAACACAATGAGTCCATTCTCTCTGCAGCTGAGAAAGCAgccaaaaccaggaaaaaaattgTTCAAAAGATCTCAGCCCCTAGCAAAGACCCCATGGCACGAGCTAAGTCTAAGAGGACAACAGGAAATCCCAACTTCCAATCTCCATGCACTGAAATGCAGGTGGGCCTGGCCTTCTTGCCTGGCCCTCAATCCTGCAATAATCAGCTCTGGCAGCTCTCCCATCAAGTCCAGTCTGCCTCAGTCCTGGGCCAACTCCGCTACTGCCCTCAGCACTGTCATCGAGTGGCTTGTGCCTCCCAATCAGGGAGCCTGCCATAA